The Fundulus heteroclitus isolate FHET01 unplaced genomic scaffold, MU-UCD_Fhet_4.1 scaffold_44, whole genome shotgun sequence genome includes a region encoding these proteins:
- the si:ch211-137a8.4 gene encoding damage suppressor protein → MAATEASAAPVVQEDGKSPETKPAEAEPPAQTETVNSEVLEKDGAAVNSEENTETVNNDTSAAPAEEAAGEEDGAAAGGEAAPPQSSENASAEPKTSFLDSFLNKSGLGKVMAGRKKKEHGPAAAGGEEAAAEGGEKEGDKGGDEEAEAGAGAEGGAEGEAAADKPAENGEKEEEKRGRSAETKHTVRDLIRKPVARIFSHRSTEKKDGAATEPEKQVKVRSRSLDRLEDPEALNTTADSAAEEGGAAGGAEGEQKASSSSATKHMRRWHSFKKLMAQKTHKKSGGGDDWKEDGAEGEGGGGDSSTLDSKESGHKRWKLKRSWTFQGLKRDSSVVGISSKAKSADKESGEKTEEGTGGGGDEEEEAKAEAGAEESKTEGGEEKAEGGDEEKAAAGGTTVTQHANEIWTSFKKRVIPKSKRANTECAPAGEEDATAAAASGEEAAAEEGKDSKSAKAKRSHFGRAVSLKNFIMRKGKSSSVDQGEGAKEEEEEEAAEGGDAEGEGHADGEAAAETQESNDQEAAAEEKTAAEESGAEAAKELEETPAEAPETNGETGCSNGVAEENATENHQEEEQTMDSSPVKKSKEVGGVKDDANAKIINATAAVNSDKKAGNV, encoded by the exons ATGGCGGCGACTGAGGCCAGTGCGGCGCCGGTGGTCCAGGAAGATGGAAAAAGCCCAGAAACCAAGCCGGCCGAAGCGGAACCGCCGGCCCAAACCGAGACGGTCAACAGCGAGGTGCTGGAGAAGGACGGCGCCGCCGTCAACAGCGAGGAGAACACAGAGACTGTGAACAACGACACGTCTGCAGCGCCGGCAGAGGAGGCGGCCGGCGAGGAGGACGGAGCGGCGGCAGGCGGGGAGGCAGCACCTCCTCAGAGCTCAGAAAACGCCTCCGCCGAGCCCAAGACCTCCTTTCTGGACTCCTTCCTAAACAAGAGCGGCCTGGGGAAGGTGATGGCGGGGAGGAAGAAGAAGGAGCACGGCCCGGCCgcagcaggaggagaggaggcCGCCGCGGAGGGAGGCGAGAAGGAGGGAGACAAGGGAGGTGACGAAGAAGCCGaggcaggagcaggagcagaggGGGGCGCGGAAGGAGAGGCGGCGGCAGACAAGCCTGCAGAGAAcggggagaaggaggaggagaagaggggCAGAAGCGCAGAGACGAAGCACACGGTCCGCGACCTGATCCGCAAACCCGTGGCGAGGATCTTCTCCCACCGCAGCACCGAGAAGAAAGACGGCGCCGCCACAGAACCCGAGAAACAGGTCaaggtccggtccaggtcccTGGACCGCCTGGAAGATCCCGAAGCACTTAACACCACCGCAGACTCCGCCGCGGAGGagggaggagcagcaggaggagccgAGGGGGAGCAGAAGGCCTCGTCCTCCTCGGCTACCAAGCACATGAGGCGCTGGCACTCCTTCAAGAAGCTCATGgctcagaaaacacacaaaaagagcGGCGGCGGGGATGACTGGAAGGAGGATGGAGCCGAGGGAGAAGGAGGCGGCGGAGACTCCTCCACGCTGGACTCCAAGGAGTCCGGCCACAAGAGGTGGAAGCTGAAACGCTCCTGGACCTTCCAGGGTCTGAAGAGGGATTCGTCCGTGGTCGGCATCAGCAGCAAGGCCAAGAGCGCCGACAAAGAGTCTGGAGAGAAAACGGAGGAgggaacaggaggaggaggagacgaggaagaggaggccaaGGCTGAGGCAGGAGCTGAGGAGTCCAAAACGGAGGGAGGGGAGGAGAAGGCTGAGGGAGGCGATGAGGAGAAGGCGGCGGCAGGAGGCACAACGGTGACCCAGCATGCCAACGAGATCTGGACCTCCTTCAAGAAGCGGGTCATCCCCAAGAGCAAGCGGGCCAACACAGAGTGCGCCCCCGCAGGCGAGGAGGACGCCACTGCAGCGGCAGCATCAG GTGAGGAAGCAGCCGCAGAGGAAGGCAAAGACTCCAAATCCGCCAAGGCCAAACGTTCCCACTTCGGCCGCGCGGTTTCCCTGAAGAACTTCATCATGAGGAAGGGCAAATCCAGCAGCGTGGACCAGGGCGAGGGCgccaaggaggaggaggaggaggaggctgcagAGGGAGGCGACGCAGAGGGGGAAGGCCACGCTGATGGTGAGGCCGCCGCAGAGACCCAGGAGTCCAACGACCAGGAGGCAGCCGCCGAGGAGAAGACGGCAGCGGAGGAGAGCGGGGCTGAGGCGGCGAAGGAGCTCGAGGAGACACCGGCCGAGGCGCCGGAGACCAACGGCGAGACGGGCTGCTCCAATGGCGTGGCGGAGGAGAACGCCACGGAGAAccaccaggaggaggagcaAACGATGGACAGCAGCCCTGTGAAGAAGAGCAAGGAAGTGGGAGGAGTGAAAGACGACGCCAACGCCAAGATCATCAACGCCACAGCGGCTGTGAACAGCG ACAAAAAGGCGGGAAACGTGTGA